A stretch of the Pirellulales bacterium genome encodes the following:
- a CDS encoding trypsin-like peptidase domain-containing protein produces MACCSAAVAGELRRTAIVEAVERVRTSVVNIHGEKTLAEGEVPPAGMDSDRRVNGMGTGAIIDPRGYIITNHHVVDGVDPINVTLADGEECVAKLVSHDPDTDLAIIKIDVSKTLPVTPIGTSRDLMAGETVIAIGNAFGYEHTITRGIVSALHRTVQVGDNQKYEDLIQTDASINPGNSGGPLFNIDGEMIGINVAVRVGAQGIGFAIPVDKAMQIACELISAKRLQSVWHGLVVESEPSQHNPAALVVRSCDSDSPAAALGLEVGDRITRVGSLDARRPMDLERALLGKHAGDEIEIVLDREKAESKLHLKLVDLPAHLKPNDEPIWELLGLRLKPISGDDFRRYQTRYRGGLNVVAVRSGSPAARQGIRRGDVLVGMHIWETITLENVSYILNRPDFASLSPLKFYILRGNETFLGHMSVAGAKTR; encoded by the coding sequence ATGGCCTGTTGCAGCGCCGCCGTGGCCGGCGAACTGCGACGCACGGCCATCGTCGAAGCCGTCGAACGTGTCCGCACGTCGGTGGTCAATATCCACGGCGAAAAAACGCTCGCCGAGGGAGAGGTTCCACCGGCCGGAATGGACAGCGATCGCCGCGTGAACGGGATGGGCACCGGCGCGATCATCGACCCGCGCGGCTACATCATCACCAATCACCATGTCGTCGATGGAGTGGACCCAATCAACGTCACGCTCGCCGATGGCGAGGAATGCGTGGCCAAGCTCGTCTCGCACGATCCCGACACCGATCTGGCGATCATCAAGATCGATGTCTCCAAAACGCTTCCTGTGACGCCCATCGGCACTTCGCGCGACCTGATGGCCGGCGAAACAGTGATCGCCATCGGCAACGCCTTCGGCTACGAACACACCATCACGCGCGGCATTGTCAGCGCGCTGCATCGCACCGTGCAAGTGGGCGACAATCAAAAGTACGAAGACCTGATTCAAACCGACGCCAGCATCAATCCGGGCAACTCCGGCGGTCCGCTCTTCAACATCGATGGCGAGATGATCGGCATCAATGTGGCGGTGCGAGTTGGCGCCCAAGGGATCGGTTTCGCCATTCCGGTCGACAAGGCGATGCAAATCGCCTGCGAACTGATCAGCGCCAAACGGCTGCAGAGCGTATGGCATGGCCTGGTGGTCGAGAGCGAACCCTCCCAGCACAACCCAGCGGCCTTGGTGGTGCGGAGTTGCGATAGCGACAGTCCCGCCGCCGCGCTCGGACTGGAAGTGGGGGACCGCATCACGCGAGTTGGCAGTCTCGACGCGCGCCGCCCCATGGATCTCGAACGCGCCCTGCTCGGCAAACATGCCGGCGACGAAATCGAGATCGTCCTCGATCGCGAAAAAGCGGAAAGCAAGCTCCACCTCAAATTGGTCGATCTGCCCGCGCATCTCAAACCCAACGATGAGCCGATCTGGGAACTGCTGGGACTACGGCTCAAGCCGATTAGCGGCGACGACTTTCGCCGCTATCAAACTCGCTATCGCGGCGGCCTCAACGTCGTGGCAGTGCGATCGGGCAGCCCCGCCGCCCGGCAAGGCATCCGTCGCGGCGACGTGCTGGTCGGCATGCACATCTGGGAAACGATCACGCTGGAGAACGTGTCCTATATCTTGAATCGCCCCGACTTTGCTTCGCTGTCGCCGCTCAAATTCTATATCCTGCGCGGCAACGAGACTTTCTTGGGGCACATGAGCGTCGCGGGCGCCAAGACCCGTTAA
- the tsaE gene encoding tRNA (adenosine(37)-N6)-threonylcarbamoyltransferase complex ATPase subunit type 1 TsaE, translating into MTPLSITVSGEAETGQLGQQLALALAPGAVVGLDGPLGAGKTTLVRSVAAALGANPRQVASPTFVLMHQYEARTPIYHFDAYRVKSANEFWELGIQDYFESVGISIIEWASRVVECLPDDHILGRAELTGESSRLWLWSAAGPRSAEILRKLESSWQSRAI; encoded by the coding sequence ATGACGCCGCTATCGATTACGGTGAGTGGCGAAGCGGAGACAGGCCAGCTTGGCCAGCAGCTTGCGCTGGCGTTAGCTCCCGGGGCAGTGGTGGGCCTCGATGGCCCGCTCGGCGCCGGCAAGACCACGCTGGTACGATCAGTCGCGGCGGCGCTCGGCGCCAATCCACGGCAGGTGGCGAGCCCCACCTTTGTGCTCATGCACCAATACGAAGCGCGCACGCCCATCTACCATTTCGACGCCTACCGTGTGAAATCGGCCAACGAATTTTGGGAGTTGGGAATCCAAGACTATTTCGAGTCAGTCGGCATCTCGATCATCGAATGGGCTTCGCGCGTCGTGGAATGTTTGCCAGACGATCACATCTTGGGGCGCGCCGAGTTAACTGGCGAATCGAGCCGCCTGTGGTTGTGGAGCGCCGCCGGTCCGAGGTCGGCGGAAATATTGCGCAAGCTGGAAAGTAGCTGGCAGAGCCGCGCAATCTGA
- a CDS encoding phosphatase PAP2 family protein has product MLALLASVLSIWAFIVLAGEVARGDAKHFDRTVLLATRTADDPHVPVGPARLPEVARDITALGSEIVLTLIVLAVAGFLLLNHDYYAMSLVLATTGGGFVLGTALKLAFARERPDVVPHLAIVSSYSFPSGHAMQSSIIYWTLAALLARLVDRVWLKVYLFVTATCLTLLVGSSRVYLGVHYPTDVLAGWSAGLAWASLCWLVARYLQRRGKLEQHIDTASG; this is encoded by the coding sequence TTGCTGGCCTTGCTGGCCAGTGTGCTCTCGATCTGGGCGTTCATTGTACTCGCCGGTGAAGTGGCAAGGGGGGATGCCAAACACTTCGACCGCACGGTTTTGTTGGCTACCCGCACGGCCGACGATCCGCATGTACCCGTGGGCCCGGCTCGGCTGCCGGAAGTGGCTCGCGACATTACCGCATTAGGCAGCGAGATCGTCCTGACTTTGATCGTCCTGGCAGTGGCTGGTTTCTTGCTGCTGAACCACGACTATTACGCCATGAGCCTGGTGTTGGCGACCACCGGTGGCGGCTTCGTGCTCGGCACGGCGCTGAAACTCGCGTTTGCCCGTGAAAGACCCGATGTCGTCCCACATTTGGCGATCGTCAGCAGCTACTCGTTTCCGAGCGGCCACGCCATGCAGTCGTCAATCATCTATTGGACGCTGGCGGCGTTGCTCGCGCGTCTGGTCGACCGTGTTTGGCTCAAGGTCTACCTGTTCGTCACGGCCACTTGCCTCACGCTGCTTGTCGGTAGCAGCCGCGTGTACCTCGGTGTCCATTATCCGACGGATGTTCTTGCGGGCTGGTCGGCCGGACTGGCCTGGGCATCGCTCTGTTGGTTGGTTGCCAGATACCTTCAGCGCCGCGGCAAGCTGGAACAGCACATCGACACCGCGAGCGGTTGA
- a CDS encoding putative Ig domain-containing protein — MHRDLTTRLFGNRIVASPSRGVCTQFRLELLESRLVFAAPTLGALADVSLLSGAPLHIALNGFDSDGDALTYTVTTDNSDLIGIIPTGNQSLKITTVREDAQGNVVQTFGDMVFQLFDDKAPRTTGHIKQLVNQGFYNGVVFHRIIRNFVIQGGDPTGTGSGGSSLGRIDDEYDRDLQFTSAGVLAMAKSSDDTNDSQFFITAGPTRSLDFQHSIFGFLTQGADVREAIAATPTGAGDRPADDIVMQSVSLFTDTQNGVLRLSAANGKSGTAHVTVKVRDAQGNEATQSFTVTISPDTVNNNPFLKAVSTIQTTQGAPVIYEFEAIDVEGDPIQFQASQVTTGVNITVPGGTVNVTPTGGVAKLAVMISPDAALVGNKQFRLFVRPVGSTATSDQIVDAQLVQLAIAPLAPSGVALDSSVDTGVSAIDAITKENTNLVFKVAGVLQGATVQLRLNGQVIGQATAAAAASGQNPGQVVLTVPLNDGLTLTPGQHAITAVQIFDGLTSAVSPALPLVIDQQTPAITSTPSTTPLLAGSPTPFYYNVETDEETAGVVYSLIEAPSGMTVNNATGEIQWSPTSAQVGQHSVVVRAVDRAGNASDQPFDVTVAPNTPPILSQPDALSGDEGILMVLPLHADDVDLAIGDVLTYSLLPGAPDGAMMTPFSGVFSWRPSEVQGPGTYSIGVRVTDSAGNSDTKNLQVTVAEVNQPPQLAPIGAQVVAAGGKLGFRATAVDADFPAGSLVYSLLDGAPVGMSVDPQTGQVTWSVPDGQAAGDYLATIVVTDQGQLTDSRQFTVRVQTRPIIEPLANQSVVEEETLEVQVVASSAAVPTSALSYALVNAPQGASIDAKTGKLTWTPSEAQGPGRYNIEAAVTDSNGLSSHVAFDVDVAERNTVPRLVDIGPVIAIPGQLLSIQFEAVDADLPSNSFTFSIVEGPQGAVIHPMTGVFRWLAPDNDSFKSVPATVRVADSGTPNLFAELTFSITLGNPGIGIFPGSGPGLPWFVSPSAANASAALLSLVASGTTSVVVLNGAEFRAFNQQPFDVDVVETPDSELAPIIRPATQFQIGPDTGVGSFDTQAPRQHRVERPTTTTGGADAATDTNAPDSANQSPQKGAERGGPIDDQAAADEQLRRLFDDLALPLADLVFERLTQVEPVELLLYTTAQPAANLTELAPPAEQAPAASDIDMAAGYKSDNGSHTASKVAASAALAFYMPLLVTELSDEADEPIRERTRRSKRAPAR; from the coding sequence ATGCATCGTGACCTGACCACGCGCCTGTTTGGCAATCGGATCGTCGCGTCCCCAAGCCGAGGCGTCTGCACCCAATTTCGGCTGGAGCTACTGGAAAGTCGGCTGGTGTTCGCCGCGCCGACCTTAGGCGCGCTTGCCGACGTGTCGCTCTTATCAGGCGCGCCATTGCACATCGCGCTCAATGGCTTCGACTCCGATGGCGACGCGCTCACATACACCGTCACCACCGACAACTCGGACCTGATCGGGATTATTCCCACCGGCAATCAAAGCCTGAAGATCACGACGGTTCGCGAGGACGCCCAAGGCAACGTCGTGCAAACCTTTGGCGACATGGTTTTTCAACTCTTCGACGACAAGGCGCCCCGGACCACCGGCCACATCAAGCAATTGGTGAACCAAGGCTTTTATAACGGAGTGGTGTTTCACCGCATCATCCGGAACTTTGTAATTCAGGGAGGCGATCCCACGGGCACCGGATCGGGCGGCTCCTCGCTCGGCCGCATCGACGACGAATACGATCGCGACCTGCAGTTCACCAGTGCCGGCGTTTTGGCCATGGCCAAAAGCAGCGACGACACCAATGACTCGCAATTCTTCATCACCGCCGGCCCGACGCGCAGTCTCGACTTCCAGCACTCAATCTTCGGCTTTCTGACGCAGGGAGCAGATGTGCGCGAAGCGATTGCAGCGACGCCGACTGGCGCAGGGGATCGACCCGCGGACGACATCGTGATGCAGAGCGTGAGCCTCTTCACCGACACGCAGAACGGCGTGTTGCGTCTGTCGGCGGCCAATGGCAAAAGCGGCACGGCGCACGTGACTGTCAAGGTCCGCGATGCGCAAGGCAATGAGGCCACGCAGTCCTTCACGGTCACCATCTCGCCCGACACGGTGAACAACAACCCCTTCTTGAAGGCGGTGTCAACGATCCAAACTACGCAAGGCGCGCCCGTCATCTACGAGTTCGAGGCGATCGACGTGGAAGGCGACCCGATCCAGTTTCAGGCCAGCCAGGTGACCACCGGAGTCAATATCACCGTCCCCGGCGGTACGGTGAACGTCACGCCGACGGGCGGCGTCGCGAAGTTGGCGGTAATGATTAGCCCCGATGCGGCGCTGGTCGGCAACAAGCAGTTTCGCCTTTTCGTACGTCCCGTTGGTTCGACCGCGACCAGCGATCAAATCGTCGACGCGCAACTGGTTCAATTGGCGATCGCCCCCTTGGCCCCGTCCGGCGTTGCGCTCGATAGTTCAGTCGACACAGGCGTTAGCGCGATCGACGCCATCACCAAGGAAAACACGAATCTCGTTTTCAAAGTCGCCGGAGTACTCCAAGGCGCGACGGTCCAGCTTCGCCTAAACGGCCAGGTGATTGGCCAGGCTACCGCGGCCGCCGCCGCCAGCGGGCAGAATCCCGGCCAAGTGGTGCTGACCGTGCCGCTGAACGATGGTCTTACACTGACGCCCGGCCAACATGCCATCACGGCCGTGCAGATCTTTGACGGATTGACCAGCGCCGTCTCGCCGGCGCTGCCACTGGTGATCGATCAGCAAACGCCCGCCATCACGTCCACACCGTCGACCACTCCGCTGCTGGCAGGCTCGCCGACACCGTTCTACTACAACGTAGAGACCGATGAAGAAACCGCCGGCGTCGTCTATAGCCTGATCGAGGCGCCCAGCGGCATGACCGTCAACAACGCGACTGGTGAGATCCAATGGTCACCGACGTCCGCGCAAGTGGGGCAACATTCCGTCGTGGTTCGCGCGGTCGATCGTGCTGGCAATGCTTCGGATCAACCTTTTGATGTCACCGTAGCGCCCAACACGCCCCCCATCCTGTCGCAGCCAGACGCGCTCTCGGGTGATGAGGGCATCCTGATGGTCTTGCCGCTGCATGCCGACGACGTCGATCTGGCGATCGGCGATGTCTTGACCTATAGCCTGCTGCCCGGCGCCCCTGACGGCGCGATGATGACTCCCTTTAGCGGCGTGTTTTCTTGGCGACCGAGCGAGGTTCAAGGGCCGGGCACTTACTCCATTGGGGTGCGAGTCACCGATAGCGCCGGAAACAGCGACACCAAGAACTTGCAAGTCACCGTCGCCGAAGTGAATCAACCACCGCAGTTGGCGCCGATTGGCGCGCAAGTCGTCGCGGCCGGAGGAAAGTTGGGTTTTCGAGCCACCGCCGTGGACGCCGATTTTCCGGCCGGGTCGCTGGTTTATAGCTTGCTCGACGGGGCGCCTGTGGGCATGTCGGTCGATCCACAAACGGGCCAGGTCACCTGGTCCGTGCCAGATGGCCAAGCGGCCGGCGATTACCTAGCGACCATCGTGGTGACCGACCAAGGTCAATTGACCGATTCTCGGCAGTTCACCGTTCGCGTGCAGACGCGGCCGATCATCGAACCCCTTGCAAACCAGTCGGTTGTCGAAGAAGAGACCTTGGAGGTTCAAGTCGTTGCCAGTTCCGCAGCCGTGCCAACTTCGGCGCTGAGTTATGCGTTGGTCAACGCGCCTCAAGGCGCTAGCATTGATGCCAAAACTGGCAAACTGACTTGGACTCCATCCGAGGCCCAGGGTCCCGGCCGATACAACATCGAGGCGGCGGTTACCGATTCGAATGGCCTATCCAGCCATGTTGCCTTTGATGTCGACGTGGCCGAACGCAATACGGTGCCGCGCCTTGTGGATATTGGTCCAGTTATCGCGATTCCCGGACAATTGTTGAGCATTCAGTTCGAGGCCGTTGACGCGGATTTGCCGAGCAACTCGTTCACCTTTTCCATCGTGGAAGGTCCCCAGGGCGCCGTCATCCATCCCATGACGGGCGTGTTCCGCTGGCTGGCGCCAGATAACGACAGCTTCAAGTCAGTTCCCGCGACAGTTCGCGTCGCCGATTCGGGCACGCCGAATCTGTTTGCCGAACTGACGTTTTCGATCACGCTCGGCAACCCGGGCATTGGCATCTTTCCCGGCAGTGGCCCCGGCCTCCCTTGGTTCGTGTCGCCCAGCGCCGCCAATGCGAGCGCCGCGCTGTTGTCGCTGGTGGCCAGCGGCACAACGAGCGTCGTCGTGCTCAATGGCGCGGAGTTCCGTGCGTTCAATCAACAACCGTTCGATGTCGACGTGGTTGAAACCCCCGACAGCGAACTCGCGCCGATCATTCGTCCCGCGACACAGTTTCAGATCGGTCCCGACACCGGCGTAGGCAGTTTCGATACCCAGGCGCCGCGCCAACACCGTGTCGAACGACCAACAACGACAACTGGCGGCGCCGATGCGGCTACTGATACCAATGCTCCCGATAGCGCGAACCAGTCGCCGCAAAAGGGGGCGGAACGTGGCGGTCCTATCGACGACCAAGCCGCTGCCGACGAGCAATTGCGCAGGCTTTTCGACGACCTCGCGCTGCCGCTGGCCGACCTGGTTTTTGAACGACTGACTCAAGTTGAACCAGTCGAATTGTTGCTGTATACGACGGCACAACCCGCCGCCAACTTGACTGAACTGGCGCCACCTGCCGAACAGGCGCCCGCCGCGTCCGACATCGATATGGCGGCAGGCTATAAATCCGATAATGGCTCGCACACTGCGTCCAAAGTCGCCGCAAGCGCCGCTTTGGCGTTTTATATGCCGCTCTTGGTCACTGAGCTTAGCGATGAAGCCGACGAGCCAATCCGCGAGCGGACTCGCCGATCAAAGCGAGCGCCGGCGCGTTGA
- a CDS encoding thiamine-phosphate kinase yields MEASLVNWFGKRLPRQPSQRVGIGDDAAVLRWGAGPDCVVTVDVVMDGVDFDLATVDPRRVGRKAIAINLSDLAAMAATPVAAVIGLVLPREGGAALARELYEGLIPLAEQYQVALAGGDVNSWDGQLAISVTVLGQATDRGALTRSGAKPGDQIIVTGEFGGSILGRHLDFEPRVQEALKLHREFDIHAAIDVSDGLSLDLSRMAEASGCGAVVHLTRVPISQAAHARSKETGAAPMEHALSDGEDFELILAIPPKAAAALLASQPLPGVPLTCIGELTDDGALWQVDDAGVRSRLIPKGYEHRLSP; encoded by the coding sequence TTGGAAGCTTCTCTAGTCAACTGGTTCGGCAAGCGCTTGCCACGGCAACCCAGCCAGCGCGTCGGCATCGGCGACGACGCCGCGGTATTGCGCTGGGGCGCCGGGCCAGATTGCGTCGTCACCGTCGATGTCGTGATGGATGGCGTCGACTTCGATCTGGCGACTGTCGACCCGCGCCGCGTCGGCAGAAAGGCGATCGCCATCAATCTGAGCGATTTGGCGGCCATGGCCGCGACTCCGGTCGCCGCGGTGATTGGCCTGGTGCTGCCACGTGAAGGAGGCGCAGCGCTGGCCCGTGAACTCTATGAGGGGTTGATTCCCTTGGCCGAGCAGTATCAGGTGGCATTGGCCGGCGGCGATGTGAACAGTTGGGACGGCCAGTTGGCAATCAGTGTGACTGTGTTGGGACAGGCGACCGATCGCGGCGCGTTGACCCGATCCGGGGCAAAGCCAGGCGACCAGATTATCGTCACCGGCGAATTTGGCGGCAGCATCTTAGGCCGGCATCTCGACTTTGAGCCCCGCGTTCAAGAAGCCCTCAAGCTGCATCGAGAATTCGACATCCATGCCGCGATTGATGTGAGCGATGGGTTGTCGCTCGACTTGTCAAGAATGGCCGAGGCCAGCGGCTGTGGCGCGGTCGTCCATCTGACGAGGGTGCCGATTTCCCAGGCTGCCCATGCTCGGTCCAAGGAAACAGGCGCTGCGCCCATGGAGCACGCCCTGAGCGACGGTGAGGATTTTGAACTGATCCTCGCGATTCCCCCCAAAGCCGCGGCCGCGCTGCTGGCCAGCCAACCGCTGCCCGGAGTGCCGCTGACGTGCATCGGCGAGTTAACCGACGATGGCGCGCTATGGCAGGTCGATGACGCGGGCGTTCGCTCACGTCTGATTCCCAAGGGATACGAACATCGGCTCAGTCCATGA